One segment of Candidatus Zixiibacteriota bacterium DNA contains the following:
- a CDS encoding trypsin-like peptidase domain-containing protein — translation MTIRSALSVVFVAATLVSVPFWQTNSPDAAGPGNRSVSPKPEIVTPIETGVAPRRAHADSVYGDVRSAPEGLVPGPAEIEVIYGADNRREVYDIINPNLQVVAEAVCVVVVESELTDNGNGTYTLATSSWTFQSGSPLCPDERFFGQQQAGFCTGFLVGDDIIATAGHCVSAGDCGITAFVFDWKKPDSMTAAPTVIPAANVYFCTGIIDRVLAGDQDHCVLQVDRAVTGRSPVPIRRTGIVPNSDPLTVIGHGIVLPMKEADGAEVKNNQPALDYFQANLDTYGGNSGSPVFNLNSYEVEGILVRGAPDFVFDAGGSCTRSNVVPNTGNTGGGLQFEEVSKTTSFAASVPPLVTSAGEIKFIGDPYLCADMVTVEMRDLDLAGLGSYAVDVTSDAGDDESVTLTETTPGSGIFLGTIPTAPGAPVASSGTLEVSDGDQLTATYEDADDGTGSPATVEDIADVDCNPPVISNVVVQDIDGTQVTITFNTDEPAGGTVRFGPSCGSLTGAQTGASGQTAHTVVLTGLLPLSDYYFAVDAEDAAGNSATDDNGGGCYTFTTEDQADYFTEHFNEAELDLENSTLKFAPNGSPDFYAVCREDATAFPTDPTGGTTLSMSDDSNLQVNVTGGNQVSIYGTAYSSYFVGSNGYVTFGQGSSDFSETLEEHFLLRRVAALYDDLNPAAGGTVSHRQLADRVAVTWQNVTEYNEGNVNNMQIELFFDGTITITQLSMDASDGIVGLSNGAGLPADFVESNFSNAQSCTCPDADSDGICDADDNCPNVDNPGQEDADSDDIGDACDNCPSVANANQTDTDADTFGDACDNCPTVANLSQSDGDADDVGDDCDNCPSVANPLQEDGDADDVGDVCDDCPEFPDPGQDACAHHADPVADDVTDVFDIVAAVDIAFRAEPAIIHGDCPHAPGGATDVDCNGTTNVFDVVRFVDVAFRSGPPEMFCNPCECSPYPSGCPPMPLRAAR, via the coding sequence ATGACAATTCGCAGCGCTCTGTCCGTCGTTTTCGTGGCCGCGACACTCGTGTCCGTTCCGTTTTGGCAAACAAACAGCCCGGACGCGGCCGGTCCCGGAAACCGCAGCGTGTCGCCAAAGCCGGAGATCGTCACTCCAATCGAGACCGGTGTCGCGCCTCGGCGCGCACATGCCGATTCGGTTTACGGTGACGTTCGTTCGGCCCCCGAAGGACTTGTTCCCGGGCCCGCCGAAATCGAAGTCATCTATGGCGCGGACAATCGTCGCGAAGTGTACGATATTATCAATCCAAATCTGCAAGTCGTCGCAGAGGCGGTTTGCGTGGTCGTCGTCGAAAGTGAACTGACGGACAACGGCAACGGCACCTACACGCTGGCGACGTCGTCATGGACCTTTCAGAGCGGCAGCCCGTTATGCCCCGATGAGCGCTTCTTTGGGCAGCAACAGGCCGGATTCTGCACTGGGTTTCTCGTGGGCGACGACATCATCGCCACGGCAGGTCACTGCGTCAGCGCCGGCGACTGCGGGATTACCGCATTTGTGTTCGACTGGAAGAAACCCGATTCGATGACGGCGGCGCCGACCGTTATTCCAGCCGCCAACGTCTACTTCTGTACTGGCATCATCGACCGCGTGTTGGCAGGCGACCAGGACCACTGCGTGTTGCAAGTTGACCGCGCAGTGACCGGTCGCAGTCCGGTGCCGATTCGCCGCACGGGGATCGTTCCAAACAGCGACCCGCTAACGGTCATTGGACACGGGATTGTGCTGCCCATGAAAGAAGCCGACGGCGCCGAAGTGAAGAACAACCAGCCCGCGCTCGATTACTTTCAGGCCAATCTGGACACGTATGGCGGCAATTCCGGCTCGCCGGTCTTTAACCTGAACAGCTATGAGGTCGAGGGCATTCTCGTCCGCGGCGCCCCCGATTTCGTCTTCGACGCCGGCGGTTCCTGCACGCGTTCGAACGTGGTTCCGAACACCGGCAACACCGGCGGCGGTCTGCAGTTCGAAGAGGTCAGCAAGACCACGTCGTTCGCCGCCTCGGTTCCGCCGCTGGTGACATCCGCTGGCGAAATTAAATTCATCGGAGATCCTTATTTGTGCGCCGACATGGTCACCGTGGAGATGCGCGACCTTGATCTGGCCGGATTGGGAAGCTACGCGGTCGATGTGACATCGGATGCCGGTGATGATGAATCGGTCACGCTCACCGAGACGACCCCGGGGTCGGGGATCTTTCTGGGGACAATCCCGACCGCCCCCGGCGCACCGGTGGCATCCAGCGGGACACTGGAAGTCTCCGACGGCGACCAGCTCACGGCCACATACGAGGATGCCGATGACGGAACGGGCAGCCCGGCGACCGTCGAAGACATCGCCGATGTGGACTGCAACCCGCCGGTGATTTCGAATGTAGTCGTGCAGGATATCGACGGCACGCAAGTGACGATCACCTTCAACACCGACGAGCCGGCCGGCGGCACAGTCCGCTTCGGCCCGTCGTGCGGTTCGCTGACAGGCGCGCAGACCGGCGCTTCGGGACAAACCGCGCACACGGTCGTACTGACTGGCCTGTTGCCGTTGTCGGATTACTATTTCGCCGTCGATGCTGAGGATGCAGCCGGCAATTCCGCCACCGATGATAACGGCGGTGGCTGCTATACGTTCACGACCGAAGATCAAGCCGACTACTTCACCGAGCATTTTAACGAGGCCGAGCTTGATCTGGAAAACTCGACGCTGAAATTTGCCCCCAACGGCTCGCCGGACTTCTATGCGGTCTGCCGCGAGGATGCGACCGCGTTCCCGACCGATCCGACCGGCGGCACGACACTGTCGATGAGCGATGACTCCAATCTCCAGGTCAACGTGACGGGCGGCAATCAAGTGTCGATCTATGGGACGGCATACTCATCGTACTTCGTTGGTTCCAACGGCTACGTGACCTTCGGACAGGGCAGCAGTGACTTTAGTGAAACGCTTGAAGAGCACTTCTTGCTGCGACGGGTCGCGGCGTTGTACGATGACCTGAATCCCGCCGCGGGCGGTACGGTCTCCCATCGGCAACTGGCCGACCGCGTGGCCGTCACCTGGCAGAATGTCACTGAGTACAACGAAGGCAACGTCAACAACATGCAGATTGAGTTGTTCTTCGACGGCACGATCACCATCACACAACTGTCGATGGACGCGTCCGACGGCATTGTCGGACTCTCGAATGGCGCCGGCCTGCCGGCCGACTTTGTCGAAAGCAACTTCTCCAACGCGCAGTCCTGCACCTGCCCCGATGCGGACAGCGACGGCATCTGCGATGCCGACGACAACTGCCCGAATGTCGACAACCCCGGACAGGAAGACGCTGACTCAGACGACATCGGCGACGCGTGCGACAATTGTCCATCGGTGGCCAATGCCAACCAGACCGACACCGATGCCGACACGTTCGGCGATGCCTGCGACAACTGCCCGACGGTCGCCAATCTGTCACAGAGTGACGGTGATGCCGACGATGTCGGCGACGACTGCGACAACTGCCCGTCCGTGGCCAACCCCCTGCAGGAAGACGGTGATGCCGACGACGTCGGTGATGTGTGCGACGATTGCCCTGAGTTCCCCGATCCGGGCCAGGACGCGTGCGCCCATCACGCCGACCCGGTCGCCGACGATGTGACCGATGTTTTTGACATCGTCGCCGCTGTCGACATTGCGTTCCGCGCCGAACCGGCGATCATTCATGGCGACTGCCCGCACGCTCCCGGCGGTGCAACCGACGTTGACTGTAACGGCACGACGAATGTCTTCGACGTCGTGCGCTTTGTCGATGTCGCCTTCCGCAGCGGTCCGCCCGAGATGTTTTGCAATCCGTGTGAGTGCAGCCCCTACCCGTCAGGCTGTCCACCGATGCCTTTGCGCGCAGCTCGATAG
- a CDS encoding ATP-binding protein, whose protein sequence is MHLTLRVKFILVAGSVSIIALGSALVALSYQLERDLVRQIAEQLISAESTFTEWRRESQEYLSAEARIVANDPRFFAAVAESDPNTAIPVARQFQRLSGSQLFLVCDARGDKLAHLDSQEGVLSLDWPDSIPPKGTYLRLDDGLYLLSSQAVMVGSETMGYVALGRRVDAGLAASMGRVAGADVIFHDDALVFGSTLADPRSNKLIAEIRAQSSEYAESGSAQTVTVEGERFLFRSGLLHANAPARYAILMSLDQRLKAPVADLRATMLWLGTLALALAVAVSLTVARRVTARVPQLVAAVEAVARGDYGHEVTHKGHDEFRMVADAVDSMRHELAAQMEAIRKANAEKLDAERLAVIGKMASSIIHDFKTPMQVIRGVLDLTTDREMPADKRARYAAMVHFELERMMGMTQDLLDFARGETRMARRPTNVDAFLAEAVDAWNHIAESRGIKIEFSGQADTIAGIDKDKIRRALDNIVSNALDVLTEGGVISIRSRANGGVAQISIADCGPGIPAELHQRIFEPFATFGKTKGTGLGLAVAKKAVDDHGGTIRVESEAGEGTTFIIALPLATNGKTAERETQHAESGVSENEQVAA, encoded by the coding sequence ATGCATCTGACGCTGCGAGTCAAATTCATTCTCGTCGCCGGGAGCGTGTCGATCATCGCGCTGGGTTCCGCGTTGGTGGCGCTCAGCTACCAGTTGGAACGCGACCTTGTCCGTCAGATCGCCGAGCAACTGATCAGCGCTGAATCGACCTTCACCGAGTGGCGGCGCGAGAGCCAGGAATACCTCAGTGCCGAGGCACGCATCGTCGCCAACGATCCACGTTTCTTTGCCGCAGTCGCCGAATCCGATCCCAATACGGCCATCCCGGTCGCACGTCAATTCCAGCGCCTCTCCGGCAGCCAGCTCTTCCTAGTCTGCGATGCACGGGGAGACAAGTTGGCGCACCTCGACTCGCAGGAGGGAGTGCTTTCGCTCGACTGGCCGGATTCGATCCCTCCGAAAGGCACCTATCTGAGGTTGGACGACGGTTTGTACCTGCTCTCATCGCAGGCGGTCATGGTCGGCTCCGAGACGATGGGGTATGTCGCGCTGGGTCGTCGTGTCGATGCCGGACTGGCGGCGAGCATGGGACGGGTCGCGGGAGCCGATGTCATCTTCCACGACGACGCGCTCGTCTTCGGTTCGACGCTGGCCGACCCGCGCTCCAATAAGCTGATCGCAGAAATCCGGGCACAATCGTCGGAATACGCGGAATCGGGATCGGCGCAAACGGTCACGGTCGAGGGTGAGCGCTTTCTGTTTCGCTCCGGACTGCTGCACGCCAATGCACCGGCACGGTATGCCATTCTGATGTCATTGGATCAACGGCTGAAAGCGCCGGTGGCCGACCTGCGCGCCACGATGCTGTGGCTGGGCACGCTGGCACTGGCGTTGGCTGTCGCGGTGTCGCTGACCGTCGCACGGCGAGTAACGGCGCGGGTTCCACAACTGGTCGCGGCCGTGGAGGCGGTGGCCCGTGGAGACTACGGGCATGAAGTCACACACAAAGGGCACGACGAGTTCAGGATGGTTGCCGACGCAGTCGACAGCATGCGCCATGAACTGGCGGCCCAGATGGAAGCGATCCGTAAAGCCAACGCGGAGAAGCTCGACGCCGAGCGGCTCGCGGTCATCGGCAAGATGGCATCCAGCATCATCCACGACTTCAAGACGCCGATGCAGGTGATCCGGGGCGTGCTCGACCTGACAACCGACCGTGAGATGCCCGCGGACAAGCGCGCACGCTATGCGGCGATGGTCCATTTCGAGCTGGAGCGAATGATGGGCATGACGCAGGATCTGCTGGACTTCGCGCGCGGCGAGACGCGCATGGCGCGCCGTCCGACCAACGTCGACGCCTTCCTCGCCGAGGCGGTCGACGCCTGGAATCACATTGCCGAATCGCGCGGCATCAAAATCGAGTTCTCCGGCCAGGCCGATACGATCGCCGGCATCGACAAAGACAAGATTCGGCGCGCGCTCGACAACATTGTGAGCAATGCCCTGGACGTTCTGACAGAGGGCGGTGTCATATCCATCCGATCGCGCGCGAACGGGGGCGTCGCCCAAATCAGCATTGCCGATTGTGGGCCCGGGATTCCCGCCGAGTTGCATCAGCGCATCTTCGAGCCGTTCGCCACGTTCGGCAAGACCAAGGGTACGGGATTGGGTCTGGCCGTAGCCAAGAAGGCGGTCGACGATCACGGCGGCACGATCCGCGTCGAGTCGGAGGCGGGCGAGGGGACGACCTTCATCATCGCGCTGCCGCTCGCGACGAACGGCAAGACCGCGGAGAGAGAAACACAGCATGCCGAATCAGGGGTGTCTGAGAATGAACAAGTGGCTGCCTGA
- a CDS encoding PQQ-dependent sugar dehydrogenase, producing MTRLRGATHLAAIALLAIASCSGTGTNAETDLMSAFPGLTFDRPLWIGHAGDGSDRLFVVEQAGLIRVFENDPSVESMTTFLDLHTKVRTSHTEEGMLALAFHPKYADNGLFFVYYSASDPRRGVLSRFRVSTDDHNHADPASETVMLEIEQPYGNHNGSTLVFGPDDFLYMSLGDGGSAGDPHGHGQNLGTLLGSILRIDVDQGGKGLAYAIPSDNPFVDSVGARGEIWAYGLRNVWRMSFDSMSGELWAADVGQNLWEEIDLIVKGGNYGWNIREGAHPYKPAETTAPLIDPIYEYDHSQGASITGGYVYRGSRLKDLYGAYIYADFVTGTIWALRYEVGEIVENKTLLLQPKNISSFGIDAHNELYLCAFDGKIYRIDSE from the coding sequence GTGACACGATTGCGTGGAGCAACGCACTTGGCGGCGATTGCCTTGCTGGCGATCGCCTCCTGCAGCGGGACCGGCACCAATGCGGAAACGGACCTGATGTCGGCGTTTCCCGGTTTGACGTTCGACCGTCCCTTGTGGATCGGTCACGCCGGTGACGGCTCCGATCGGCTGTTCGTAGTCGAGCAGGCGGGCCTGATCCGGGTGTTCGAAAACGATCCCTCGGTCGAGTCGATGACGACGTTTCTGGACCTGCACACCAAAGTCCGCACATCGCACACCGAAGAAGGAATGTTGGCGCTGGCATTTCATCCGAAATACGCCGACAACGGATTGTTCTTCGTGTACTACAGCGCCTCCGATCCGCGTCGGGGCGTGCTCTCCCGGTTTCGCGTGTCGACAGACGATCACAACCACGCGGACCCTGCCAGTGAAACGGTCATGCTGGAAATCGAGCAACCGTACGGGAACCACAATGGTTCGACTCTCGTATTCGGCCCGGATGACTTTCTGTACATGAGTCTGGGTGATGGCGGCTCGGCGGGTGACCCGCATGGGCACGGACAAAATCTCGGGACGCTGTTGGGGTCGATCCTCCGCATTGATGTCGATCAGGGCGGAAAGGGACTGGCGTACGCAATCCCGTCCGACAACCCCTTCGTCGACAGCGTCGGCGCGCGCGGTGAAATCTGGGCCTACGGGCTGCGCAATGTCTGGCGCATGAGCTTCGACTCGATGAGCGGCGAGCTGTGGGCCGCCGACGTCGGGCAGAATCTGTGGGAAGAGATCGACCTTATCGTCAAGGGCGGCAACTACGGCTGGAACATCCGTGAGGGCGCCCACCCGTATAAACCCGCCGAAACCACAGCACCGCTCATCGACCCGATCTATGAATACGATCACTCGCAAGGCGCCTCGATCACGGGCGGGTATGTGTATCGCGGATCACGATTGAAAGACCTCTACGGTGCGTACATTTACGCCGATTTCGTCACCGGCACGATTTGGGCGCTGCGGTACGAGGTCGGCGAGATCGTTGAGAACAAGACGCTTCTCCTGCAGCCCAAAAACATTTCGTCGTTTGGAATCGATGCGCACAACGAGTTGTACCTCTGCGCCTTTGACGGCAAGATCTACAGGATTGACTCAGAGTAG
- a CDS encoding phosphatase PAP2 family protein, with product MCLPPTMPARCLSGRGPAVWLLAIVMASAPLAHAESNLRDLSDGEEALIIGASASVCLLGYFLPRSETAIESASEFRLNPLDRIMRNAIHPGDEWRSNFLDNRFGSVLTPTMAAIGVAAIDADRREFSRDIPMFLSGWAATAGLTRIGKSFVQRERPYRAAGAEFPPGLEPGDPDHRRSFFSGHSSTAFFAAAFFNKRFRRHMRSEWRRDEYETGRWLSPAISFGWAGIVALSRLHADRHYFTDVAVGAAVGAALAELYYHFSYETGGDATDNAGARRYVFKLSFAL from the coding sequence ATGTGCTTACCGCCCACGATGCCCGCTCGCTGCCTGTCCGGGCGTGGCCCCGCCGTATGGCTGCTTGCCATCGTGATGGCGAGCGCTCCGCTCGCTCACGCAGAGAGCAACCTGCGCGATCTGAGTGATGGCGAGGAAGCGCTGATCATCGGCGCGTCGGCCTCGGTTTGCCTCCTGGGGTACTTCCTGCCACGGTCGGAAACGGCGATCGAATCGGCGTCGGAGTTCCGACTCAACCCGCTCGACCGAATCATGCGAAACGCGATTCACCCCGGCGACGAATGGCGCTCCAACTTTCTGGATAACCGTTTCGGCAGCGTCCTGACCCCCACCATGGCTGCGATCGGAGTGGCGGCAATCGATGCGGACCGACGCGAATTCTCCCGCGACATCCCGATGTTTTTATCGGGTTGGGCGGCGACGGCGGGACTGACTCGCATCGGCAAGTCGTTCGTGCAACGGGAACGCCCCTACCGCGCGGCCGGCGCTGAATTCCCGCCGGGTTTGGAACCAGGGGATCCTGACCACCGGCGCTCGTTTTTCTCCGGCCATTCGTCCACGGCGTTCTTCGCGGCGGCTTTTTTTAACAAGCGGTTCCGCCGCCACATGCGCAGTGAGTGGAGACGCGACGAGTATGAGACCGGCCGTTGGCTCTCACCGGCCATCTCATTCGGCTGGGCGGGCATCGTCGCGCTGTCGCGTTTGCATGCCGACCGTCATTACTTTACCGACGTCGCCGTCGGCGCGGCAGTCGGTGCGGCATTGGCCGAATTGTATTATCATTTCTCCTATGAGACTGGCGGCGACGCCACGGATAACGCCGGCGCGCGCCGCTACGTCTTCAAATTGAGCTTTGCCTTGTAA
- a CDS encoding Npt1/Npt2 family nucleotide transporter yields the protein MSSWLKGFLDVREGERAGTAAMFVYILLVIAVLVIVKSVRQALFLQSFGAASLPYVYLLIAFVAGGVAALYQRFSRNVAVGRLIVGTMLVLVANLVVFRWLVSYEWGALAYVLYVWVGVYGILATAQFWMLANYVYDPRQAKRLFAYLGVGATLGGIVGGYVTQYGAGLVGTENLLLIGAALLGGCAALGVYLAASQKKAIVEAARAKRFKSSSVEQTAGGFRLIWQSRYLKLVMVIITLSIIIATVVDNQFSFVVEEHIPTKDGKTAFFGQFFTWLGWIAFLTQFFLTGRLLRRFGVGLTMAILPWAMFLSSGAFVLFPMMATGVAIKLADGTFRYTTHKGSLELLYLPIPIVVKNKTKAFIDMFTDRFSKGIAALLVLLMTSALGFHYGALSWVLMGLSLVWVGVTILARREYVAAFRDSLLRRRIDEDALIISRTDAATVGALAESLDRAQGASLSRALDLVTGVRSSLLIAPLIRIAHASDSAVACRALDLLAEQEGDIPVDQLRDLLDSDEVEVVGRVLRLSCRDAGNVSPLKLGLYFADERPQVRLGAIMCSLVWGGAAGDMIDPEALEQFLLDSATPQQAGQMERMLAKLLRVLPVADGTAERYILRFLKSDDPALRGEAIAAAGRLKPRCLVEPLIAVCADRRVRHRVRDALAAYEEAALGTLEDYLRDEATDRRVRQYIPRILERIPVQRSVDSLAAMLEDPDERVRFSALRALGRLRASHSELDYANERVERRLGEEIRKAYRYQGWLLASADGERSLLLRKTLREKSHKTQDRVFRLLAMKHPPAEVYAASRGLLSPNARIRANAVEYLDNLLVAPQKRWVLGLVEDRPSRDAVSRALREFGETLDDRREALTRQASGDDDWLAACALYSIWEEHERSLYHLITRDVALLPAGRFALTRETMQALRGRVAAE from the coding sequence ATGTCATCCTGGTTGAAAGGGTTCCTCGACGTCCGGGAGGGAGAGCGTGCCGGCACGGCGGCGATGTTCGTGTACATCCTCCTGGTGATTGCGGTCCTGGTGATCGTCAAGTCGGTCCGCCAGGCGCTGTTCCTGCAGAGCTTCGGCGCCGCCAGTCTGCCGTATGTCTACCTGTTGATCGCCTTCGTGGCCGGGGGTGTGGCGGCGTTGTACCAGCGCTTTTCGCGCAATGTCGCCGTCGGACGGCTGATCGTCGGCACGATGCTCGTGTTGGTCGCCAACCTGGTTGTGTTTCGCTGGCTGGTCTCCTATGAGTGGGGTGCGCTGGCTTATGTGCTCTATGTATGGGTCGGCGTCTACGGGATTCTCGCGACCGCGCAATTCTGGATGCTCGCCAACTACGTATATGACCCGCGTCAGGCGAAGCGTCTGTTCGCCTATCTCGGAGTTGGCGCAACGCTCGGCGGCATTGTTGGCGGCTACGTCACCCAATACGGCGCGGGACTGGTCGGCACCGAGAATCTGCTGTTGATCGGGGCCGCGCTGCTGGGCGGATGTGCCGCGTTGGGCGTCTATCTCGCCGCCAGCCAAAAGAAGGCCATTGTCGAAGCGGCGCGCGCCAAACGATTCAAATCATCTTCGGTGGAGCAGACCGCCGGAGGGTTCCGGCTGATTTGGCAGTCGCGATATCTGAAACTGGTGATGGTGATCATCACGCTGAGCATCATCATCGCCACCGTCGTCGACAACCAATTCTCGTTCGTTGTCGAGGAGCATATTCCCACCAAGGACGGCAAGACCGCATTCTTCGGGCAGTTTTTCACGTGGCTGGGATGGATTGCGTTTCTCACCCAGTTTTTCCTGACCGGACGGCTGTTGCGTCGCTTCGGCGTCGGCCTGACAATGGCCATACTGCCATGGGCGATGTTCCTCTCCTCGGGCGCATTCGTTCTGTTCCCGATGATGGCAACCGGTGTGGCGATCAAACTGGCCGATGGCACCTTTCGTTACACGACGCACAAGGGATCGTTGGAACTCTTGTATCTTCCCATCCCCATCGTGGTTAAGAACAAGACCAAAGCGTTCATCGACATGTTCACCGACCGCTTTTCCAAGGGAATTGCGGCGCTCCTGGTGCTGCTGATGACATCGGCGCTGGGTTTTCACTATGGCGCTCTCTCGTGGGTACTGATGGGATTGTCACTTGTCTGGGTGGGCGTGACCATTCTGGCGCGGCGCGAATACGTTGCGGCGTTTCGCGACTCGCTGCTGCGTCGACGCATCGACGAGGACGCGCTCATCATCTCGCGGACCGACGCGGCAACGGTTGGCGCGCTGGCCGAATCGCTCGACCGCGCACAGGGTGCCTCACTGTCCCGTGCCCTCGACCTGGTGACCGGCGTGCGCTCGTCGCTGCTCATCGCGCCCTTGATCCGCATCGCTCACGCATCCGACTCCGCCGTCGCCTGTCGAGCGCTGGATCTGCTGGCCGAGCAGGAAGGTGACATTCCCGTCGATCAATTGCGCGATCTGCTTGATTCCGACGAAGTGGAAGTCGTCGGGCGGGTCCTGCGCTTGTCCTGCCGCGACGCGGGCAATGTCTCACCGTTGAAACTGGGGCTCTATTTCGCCGACGAGCGGCCGCAGGTTCGTCTGGGCGCGATCATGTGTTCGCTGGTGTGGGGCGGCGCCGCCGGCGACATGATCGATCCCGAAGCATTGGAGCAGTTTCTGCTGGATTCGGCGACACCGCAGCAAGCCGGGCAGATGGAGCGGATGCTCGCCAAGTTGCTTCGGGTCCTGCCGGTTGCCGATGGGACCGCCGAACGGTACATCCTGCGGTTCCTGAAGAGCGACGATCCGGCGCTGCGAGGCGAAGCGATCGCGGCGGCGGGGCGCCTGAAACCCCGCTGCCTGGTCGAACCGCTGATTGCCGTCTGTGCGGATCGTCGTGTGCGGCATCGCGTCCGCGATGCGCTGGCTGCCTATGAAGAGGCCGCGTTGGGCACGCTGGAAGACTATCTGCGCGATGAGGCGACGGACCGGCGCGTACGGCAATACATTCCACGGATTCTCGAACGCATCCCCGTGCAGCGCTCGGTCGATTCGCTGGCGGCCATGCTCGAGGATCCCGATGAACGCGTCCGCTTCTCGGCGCTGCGAGCGCTGGGGCGACTGCGCGCGTCTCACTCCGAACTGGATTACGCCAATGAGCGCGTCGAGCGACGACTCGGCGAGGAAATCCGCAAGGCGTATCGTTACCAGGGGTGGTTGTTGGCCAGCGCGGACGGCGAGCGGAGTTTGCTCTTGCGCAAGACACTCCGTGAGAAGTCGCACAAAACGCAGGATCGTGTCTTTCGCCTCCTGGCCATGAAGCATCCGCCGGCCGAAGTGTACGCGGCGTCGCGGGGGCTGCTCTCGCCCAATGCCCGCATCCGTGCCAATGCCGTGGAGTATCTCGACAACTTGCTGGTTGCGCCGCAAAAGCGTTGGGTCTTAGGGCTGGTCGAAGACCGCCCGTCACGCGACGCGGTGTCGCGCGCACTGCGGGAATTCGGCGAGACTCTGGACGACCGTCGGGAGGCGTTGACACGGCAGGCATCGGGCGACGATGACTGGCTGGCGGCATGCGCGCTGTATTCGATCTGGGAGGAACACGAGCGCTCGTTGTATCATCTCATTACCCGCGATGTTGCCTTGCTGCCCGCCGGGCGCTTTGCCCTCACGCGGGAGACGATGCAGGCGCTGCGCGGACGTGTCGCAGCCGAATGA
- a CDS encoding cyclic nucleotide-binding domain-containing protein produces MLTTIERVLALQKNEIFAEVSTEGLAHLAAIAHEVEFQPAEWLFHDGEIPDACYLILAGTVSMTRAGQTELSVGPGEDIGVWALFDGEPRVFAARAASNTHALKIEREDFYDLLADHTDIIQTLFRTIVRRIRRLLEERGVVAGPG; encoded by the coding sequence ATGCTGACGACCATCGAACGAGTTCTCGCCCTGCAAAAGAATGAGATCTTTGCCGAGGTTTCGACCGAAGGACTGGCGCATTTGGCGGCGATCGCGCACGAGGTCGAGTTTCAGCCCGCAGAATGGTTGTTTCACGATGGGGAAATCCCCGACGCCTGCTACCTGATTCTGGCCGGCACCGTAAGCATGACACGTGCCGGACAGACGGAGCTGTCCGTCGGCCCCGGCGAGGATATCGGTGTGTGGGCGCTGTTTGACGGCGAACCGCGCGTGTTTGCAGCGCGCGCCGCATCGAATACACACGCGTTGAAAATCGAACGTGAAGACTTTTATGATCTGCTGGCTGATCACACGGATATCATCCAGACGCTCTTTCGCACCATTGTGCGCCGCATCCGTCGTCTGCTCGAGGAACGCGGCGTCGTTGCCGGGCCCGGGTGA